The genomic stretch TCCATTTCGGGTAATGCCTCTTTAAACAGAAGAATTATTAAACTGCCAACAAAGCTTATTATAAGAGAATCAACGTAACGATAGATTTCCCTTTAACATTTTATATCTTTATATAAGAAAAAGAGGTTATTCATTTTAACCTCTTTTTCAATCGTAAGTCGTCAATTATTTCTTTCATTTCACCCTCTGGCAGCACTCACTTCAAATCTGATCCATTAACAACGAAATATCCGCTTATATTTCCTCATCTCGATGGTTTGCGAATTAAAAGTTCTTGAACCCTTTTTTCAACTAGGCACTACTGCCGCTGATTGAGCTCTTTTTGTCTTTTTTTTCACCATGAAGATGGTGAAGCAGGCGATAAAACGGCGGCAGCAGGGCAATAACCAGAATGACGCGAATGACCTGAACCGCAACGACAAAGGTGGAATCAGCATGTAAGGTAACTGACGTCGTCGCCATCTCTGCAATCCCGCCGGGCGCAAATGCCAGAACAGAAGTGATGAGCGAAATTCCTGTCAGCTCGGAAACGATCACGGCGCTCAAAAACATTGCTGCGATTAAACCGACGGACGAGACAAACCCGACGATGATAATACGGGTGACGCCGGCAAACATGCTTTTGTACATCTTAGAGCCGATCGTTGCCCCGAGAAATACTTGTGATACATGGTTAGCTTGTGACAACCACCATGCCGTCATGTCGTGCCCTGTCACCGCAGCTCCGCCAACATGTACAATTGCTACACCGAGCATGCTGCCGAGCAGCCATGGAGCTGGAAATTTTAAAAATTTCGCAGCTTTGCAAGCTCCCCAGGCAGCGAGAATAAGAATGACGGTCCACAAAACGGGAGCGAGCCTAAAATCTGTCGTTGCAGAAGAAATCGTCTCTGCTGCGGCACTTGCGGTACGATCTTGTTTTGTATAGATCAGAATGACTAAAAACGGAATGGAAAGCACCACGAGCAGCACACGCATCATTTGAACGAGGCTGACTATAGCGGTATTGGCGCCTACTTCCTGTGCGATGCTCGGCATGGCGGAAAGTCCGCCGGGAGCGGTGCCGACAAAGCTAGTCATCATATCCGTTTTGCTGAAACGCCAAAGCACATATCCTGACAGCATGGCCAGCAGGATAGACAATATCAGCATAACGCCGACTGAAAACCAATGGTCTTTGAGAACAGAGAGAACGGATAAATTCAGCTTTTGGCCCAATTCGATGCCGAGGATCATCTGCCCGAGGGCGAGCCATCGTCGGTTAATTCCTTTTTGGTCTGGTGCCATCATCAGCCATGCCGGCCGTATCATGGCGAGGCAGCAGGCGACAATCAGTGTTCCGATCATCCATCCAATTGATATTCCGGTTAATGAAAGAATAAACCCCCCGGCTGCACTGATTGCGATAAACCATAGATCTTTGAGGAGATTTTCGTCTTTCTTCAATGTAAAACCCTTCTTCCTTTTTCACGTAACACTCCAATTGTTCACGTAGTGAATGTATTTATTACTATAGTATATTTTTGTTGATAAAGAAATTATGAATTATTTTCTATAAGCGATTCACTTTTCTTATGACCTTGTGTTCGAGCTTTTCTATTGTGTAAGTCAGAGATAAACCCGCTGTCAGCAGACACACGGCAAGAGCGTAAAAAATCACTTCTCCGCCAAATGATGTCAGGATCAGCCCGCCTGCCAGCGGTCCGATTGAGCGGGATATATCCCAATGCAGACCATAGACAGCATAAAACCGGCCCAGCAAATGAGGCGGCGCCAATTTCGATATGAAGGTCTGGATGTGGGTTAGCCCGATGCTTTCACCAACCGTCATCACCGCTGCCGTCACTAAAAGCATTGTCAGAGAGGTTGAGCATGCAAAGCCGGCTGCCGCAAGGGAGTAGCAAATATAAGTAATGAAGAGGATCGTTTTCATTGAAAGCTTTTCGGTCCCTTTGACAAGAGGTACTTGGAGAACACAGCTGAATAAAGCTTTTGCTGCTGAATAGATGGTCAGCATGGACAGATAATCAGAAAACATGTTTTTGCTGAACAGCCTGTATGTTGTTTCTGTTTGTGCATATAACATGCTGATGGGGAGAGAAAGCAGCAAAAGAAGCAGGACAGGCCTGTATATTGTAAAGCTCGCGGACATTTTCGGGGTAACAGCTGGGTGTAGCGGCTTTGTCTCAGGCAGTTTCAGTGCAGCGATCAGAAAGTAGATAAACAATGCTGCAGCATCTAATGCGAATATCCACACGGGGTTATGATTGTACAGCAGCATCCCCACTAGCGGTCCTGCCGTCAGACCCGTCGAATAGATCGCATTGATGACCGCAAACACTTCCGAACGTCTGCTTTCCGGCGTGCTTTCAGCGATTTGGGCGCGGGAAGCGGGAATGTACAACGATCTTCCGATGCCATTCATGACATAGAGAATAGCGAAAACATACGCATGCTCAGCAAATACAAACCCTGTCATTGCCGCTGATTGAAGAAGCAATGCGGTCAAAATCGCTGTGCGCCGCCCAAGCCGATCCGTCACCCGTCCTGCAGCGAGCGTCAGGAAAATATCAGCAAATGGCTGAAGGCTGATGATCAGCATTGGCATCATGATACTGCCGTTTAATTGTTCATGCAGATACAGCACCATAAAAGGTCCCATCATTGCACCTGTCAGGCTTGTCAGCAATTCGCCGAAAAAGCGGAGCCGAACGGGAGCGGTATATCTCGATTTTATAGAGTGAAAACTGGTCAACATGTGATCGCCGCCTTTCGCTGTTTGATATAGTAGTAGTGTATAGAAGGGGCGGCGGCCCAAAAAGTGAAGAAAAGAAGAGATAAAAGTTCCCCTTTTGTCGGGAGGTGCGGGGATTGAAGCTGATAGAGCACTACGTGGCGCTTGTAAAAACAGGCTGCGCCGAGTATGGGCAAATGAACGAAATGACGCTCACTGAGATTGCCGACTGTTTATTTTGTACAGAAAGAAATGCAAAGCTCATTTTACATAAGCTGGAGAACAGCAATTGGATTATCCGGGAAAGCGGGGCGGGGCGCGGCCGCAAATCTAAAATCGCGTTTCTTCGGAGGCCTGAGGAACTGCTTCTTCAAACTGCAAAGGAATATACCATGTCAGGAAAGCTTAAAAAGGCAAAGGAGCTGCTTCAGCAGTATCAGTCCGCGTTTCCAGGGCTTCAAAACGAATATAACATGTGGCTATCAGAGGTATTCGGATTTGTGACGGAGACAGGCGAGAATGGGGCGAAGGATGTCCTGCGGCTGTTCATCACGCCTGAATCTGTCAGCAGTTTGGATCCATGCCAAATATTTTTGCGGTCTGAGGGCCATTTCGTCAAACAGATATTTGATACACTCTTCACGTTTGATTCGGATATGCAGGAGCCGAAGCCTCATTTGGTTCATGGATGGGAAGAGGTCGGAAAAAAACAATGGAGATTTTTTCTTCGAAAAGGTGTGTTATTTCATAATGGACAGCCGCTGACATCGCGGGACGTTGCGTTTACATTTCAGCGCTTTTTGGAACTGGCTGACAACCCGTATAAATGGCTTCTGCACGGAGTGAAACAAGTCTTAGAAAAGGGCCCTTATTGTGTGGAGCTCATACTCGATAAGCCGAATGCGCTTTTGCCGTATGCTCTTTGTGATGAACGGCTGTCCATACTGCCGGCAGAACAGGGCGGCGGGAAAAATGGAACAGGGCCTTTTCAGATGAATCAGCAACATAGCGGGATGCTTGTGCTTGAAGCCAATGAGCGCTACTTCAAGGGACGCCCCTATTTGGATCGCGTTGAGTTTGTGTTTTCTGAGCAAGCCGGAGAGATGAACGGTTTTACCATTCAAGAAAAACAAACATGTCCTGAGCAGCAAACTGTCTTTGATGAGCGGCATGTTCAGTATTTGTCGCTTAATCTGAAAAAGAAGGGGCCTCTTCAGCACCGAAGCTTTAGAAAAGCGCTCCGGCTGCTGATTTCCTCTGAACGGCTCGTTCGTGAAGCGGGAGGGCACCGAAGAATTCCGGTTACGTCCTTTTTGCATCCGAGTCCTTTTGAGTGGGAGGGCGTTTCGCCATCTGAATTGTTGAAAAAAAGCGGATACGAGGGCGAAACAATCGTGCTTTATACCTTTTCGGAAACGGATCATCGTGAGGACGCCGAATGGATTCAAAATATTTGCGCCCAGCACGGTATCAGGCTTACACTTCAATTCTGTGATGCTGCTGATCTGCGACGGCCGGAAATCGTGCAGATGGCGGATATCATTCATGACAGTGCGACGTTTTATCAAGACAGCGAGTTTGGTTTTCTGCATTTGCTGCTGTCGGAGAACAGTTTCTTGTATCAGCATCTATCTGAAAAGCTGACACAGATTTGCTCAGGAATGACAGAGCGGATGTTTTCCATGCCTGACCGCTGTTCGAGAATCAACATCCTGCGTGACATTGACCGGCAGATGATACAGGAGCTGAACGCGATCCCGCTGTATCAAAATGTGCTCCAGGTGACATCAAGTAAAAATGTAAAAGGCCTGGTGCTTGATGAAGAGGGATGGATTGATTTGTACTCCGTATGGCTGTCCAAATAAAAAGAGGGTTCTTTTTTGAACCCTCTTTTTTACGCTGCCATGCTGCGGCATTGTTCAGCACAGGTGAAGCAGGCTTTCGCACATGCTTGGCAATGATCATGATCGTGCTTTCCGCATTCAGTGCCGCATGCTTCACAAATATCGGCGCAAAGTGCACAAATTTCTTTCATAAACGGGCTGTCCGTTTGCATGGCTTTGACCGCCAGCGCGCAAATATCCGCGCATTCCCTGTCAAGCCGGATGCATCCGCTGAGATGATGCTGCACGCTTTCT from Bacillus subtilis subsp. subtilis str. 168 encodes the following:
- the yhjP gene encoding putative transcription factor (Evidence 3: Putative function from multiple computational evidences; Product type r: regulator), whose protein sequence is MKLIEHYVALVKTGCAEYGQMNEMTLTEIADCLFCTERNAKLILHKLENSNWIIRESGAGRGRKSKIAFLRRPEELLLQTAKEYTMSGKLKKAKELLQQYQSAFPGLQNEYNMWLSEVFGFVTETGENGAKDVLRLFITPESVSSLDPCQIFLRSEGHFVKQIFDTLFTFDSDMQEPKPHLVHGWEEVGKKQWRFFLRKGVLFHNGQPLTSRDVAFTFQRFLELADNPYKWLLHGVKQVLEKGPYCVELILDKPNALLPYALCDERLSILPAEQGGGKNGTGPFQMNQQHSGMLVLEANERYFKGRPYLDRVEFVFSEQAGEMNGFTIQEKQTCPEQQTVFDERHVQYLSLNLKKKGPLQHRSFRKALRLLISSERLVREAGGHRRIPVTSFLHPSPFEWEGVSPSELLKKSGYEGETIVLYTFSETDHREDAEWIQNICAQHGIRLTLQFCDAADLRRPEIVQMADIIHDSATFYQDSEFGFLHLLLSENSFLYQHLSEKLTQICSGMTERMFSMPDRCSRINILRDIDRQMIQELNAIPLYQNVLQVTSSKNVKGLVLDEEGWIDLYSVWLSK
- the yhjQ gene encoding putative metal-chelating cysteine-rich protein of unknown function (Evidence 3: Putative function from multiple computational evidences; PubMedId: 12625841; Product type c: carrier), with product MEQYSEACIEACIDCMKACNHCFTKCLEESVQHHLSGCIRLDRECADICALAVKAMQTDSPFMKEICALCADICEACGTECGKHDHDHCQACAKACFTCAEQCRSMAA
- the yhjN gene encoding putative integral inner membrane protein (recent HGT island) (Evidence 3: Putative function from multiple computational evidences; PubMedId: 15849754, 16850406, 22720735; Product type m: membrane component), with translation MKKDENLLKDLWFIAISAAGGFILSLTGISIGWMIGTLIVACCLAMIRPAWLMMAPDQKGINRRWLALGQMILGIELGQKLNLSVLSVLKDHWFSVGVMLILSILLAMLSGYVLWRFSKTDMMTSFVGTAPGGLSAMPSIAQEVGANTAIVSLVQMMRVLLVVLSIPFLVILIYTKQDRTASAAAETISSATTDFRLAPVLWTVILILAAWGACKAAKFLKFPAPWLLGSMLGVAIVHVGGAAVTGHDMTAWWLSQANHVSQVFLGATIGSKMYKSMFAGVTRIIIVGFVSSVGLIAAMFLSAVIVSELTGISLITSVLAFAPGGIAEMATTSVTLHADSTFVVAVQVIRVILVIALLPPFYRLLHHLHGEKKDKKSSISGSSA
- the yhjO gene encoding putative permease (recent HGT island) (Evidence 3: Putative function from multiple computational evidences; PubMedId: 15849754, 16850406; Product type t: transporter), translated to MLTSFHSIKSRYTAPVRLRFFGELLTSLTGAMMGPFMVLYLHEQLNGSIMMPMLIISLQPFADIFLTLAAGRVTDRLGRRTAILTALLLQSAAMTGFVFAEHAYVFAILYVMNGIGRSLYIPASRAQIAESTPESRRSEVFAVINAIYSTGLTAGPLVGMLLYNHNPVWIFALDAAALFIYFLIAALKLPETKPLHPAVTPKMSASFTIYRPVLLLLLLSLPISMLYAQTETTYRLFSKNMFSDYLSMLTIYSAAKALFSCVLQVPLVKGTEKLSMKTILFITYICYSLAAAGFACSTSLTMLLVTAAVMTVGESIGLTHIQTFISKLAPPHLLGRFYAVYGLHWDISRSIGPLAGGLILTSFGGEVIFYALAVCLLTAGLSLTYTIEKLEHKVIRKVNRL